The Bombus terrestris chromosome 4, iyBomTerr1.2, whole genome shotgun sequence genome has a window encoding:
- the LOC125384915 gene encoding uncharacterized protein LOC125384915 isoform X1 codes for MYPVTYFLIVASISMVVSINGQLLTTEHRTHAASERANDLWCHQCDTMEDGERCANLTGNFTTFGHKCTGDKRTCMVKRFSYTTSTGDSMSSPQTWSVERKCTNKCDSGCIVVGERTKLSACTTCCEKSFCNIGTGAANDLTIRGIDLFLALVLQITLTIIMYPS; via the exons ATGTACCCTGTCACGTACTTCCTGATCGTCGCGTCTATCTCCATGGTCGTAAGCATCAATG GCCAACTGTTAACTACGGAACATCGAACTCACGCAGCGTCGGAACGAGCAAACGATTTATGGTGTCATCAGTGTGATACAATGGAAGATGGAGAGAGATGCGCCAATCTGACCGGAAACTTCACCACTTTCGGGCACAAGTGCACTGGTGATAAAAGGACCTGTATG GTAAAGCGATTTTCTTACACTACCAGCACCGGAGATTCAATGTCTAGTCCACAAACTTGGTCGGTGGAGAGAAAGTGTACTAACAAATGCGACTCCGGATGTATAGTGGTCGGTGAACGAACAAAACTCTCCGCTTGCACCACTTGCTGCGAGAAATCGTTTTGCAATATCGGTACCGGTGCTGCGAACGATCTGACGATAAGAGGGATCGATCTGTTTCTAGCTTtagtattacaaattacattaacaaTTATCATGTATCCGTCCTGA
- the LOC125384915 gene encoding uncharacterized protein LOC125384915 isoform X3: MVKQRSQLLTTEHRTHAASERANDLWCHQCDTMEDGERCANLTGNFTTFGHKCTGDKRTCMVKRFSYTTSTGDSMSSPQTWSVERKCTNKCDSGCIVVGERTKLSACTTCCEKSFCNIGTGAANDLTIRGIDLFLALVLQITLTIIMYPS, from the exons GCCAACTGTTAACTACGGAACATCGAACTCACGCAGCGTCGGAACGAGCAAACGATTTATGGTGTCATCAGTGTGATACAATGGAAGATGGAGAGAGATGCGCCAATCTGACCGGAAACTTCACCACTTTCGGGCACAAGTGCACTGGTGATAAAAGGACCTGTATG GTAAAGCGATTTTCTTACACTACCAGCACCGGAGATTCAATGTCTAGTCCACAAACTTGGTCGGTGGAGAGAAAGTGTACTAACAAATGCGACTCCGGATGTATAGTGGTCGGTGAACGAACAAAACTCTCCGCTTGCACCACTTGCTGCGAGAAATCGTTTTGCAATATCGGTACCGGTGCTGCGAACGATCTGACGATAAGAGGGATCGATCTGTTTCTAGCTTtagtattacaaattacattaacaaTTATCATGTATCCGTCCTGA
- the LOC125384915 gene encoding uncharacterized protein LOC125384915 isoform X2, whose translation MARDLYGQLLTTEHRTHAASERANDLWCHQCDTMEDGERCANLTGNFTTFGHKCTGDKRTCMVKRFSYTTSTGDSMSSPQTWSVERKCTNKCDSGCIVVGERTKLSACTTCCEKSFCNIGTGAANDLTIRGIDLFLALVLQITLTIIMYPS comes from the exons GCCAACTGTTAACTACGGAACATCGAACTCACGCAGCGTCGGAACGAGCAAACGATTTATGGTGTCATCAGTGTGATACAATGGAAGATGGAGAGAGATGCGCCAATCTGACCGGAAACTTCACCACTTTCGGGCACAAGTGCACTGGTGATAAAAGGACCTGTATG GTAAAGCGATTTTCTTACACTACCAGCACCGGAGATTCAATGTCTAGTCCACAAACTTGGTCGGTGGAGAGAAAGTGTACTAACAAATGCGACTCCGGATGTATAGTGGTCGGTGAACGAACAAAACTCTCCGCTTGCACCACTTGCTGCGAGAAATCGTTTTGCAATATCGGTACCGGTGCTGCGAACGATCTGACGATAAGAGGGATCGATCTGTTTCTAGCTTtagtattacaaattacattaacaaTTATCATGTATCCGTCCTGA